A stretch of the Mycobacteroides immunogenum genome encodes the following:
- a CDS encoding CaiB/BaiF CoA transferase family protein encodes MADTGVKTGPLAGVKVIELGGIGPGPHAAMMLSDLGADVIRVRRPGGLAIPAEERDLFHRGKRLVNLDVKKDPEALLALVDKADVLLDPFRPGVCERIGIGPQECAKRNPRLIFARMTGWGQNGPMAERAGHDINYLSLTGALGSMGYKDRPPMPPMNLVADFGGGSMLLVQGILAALYEREKSGKGQVIDGAMVDGVSQLAQMQWTMYNNGLLFDEREAGLLDGGSPFYGTYETSDGKYMAVGSIEPQFFAILVQGLGLDPESVPFQLDKARYPEMRKMFDDAFKTKTRDEWTEIFIGTDACVSPVLTWGEAKENDHLRDRGTIVDVNGVTQAAPAPRFSRTPSGPIEAPPKDTTELSDIGW; translated from the coding sequence ATGGCTGACACTGGCGTCAAGACAGGCCCTCTCGCGGGCGTAAAGGTGATCGAACTCGGTGGCATCGGACCTGGTCCTCATGCGGCGATGATGTTGTCGGACTTGGGTGCAGACGTCATCCGGGTGCGGCGACCGGGTGGACTCGCGATCCCCGCGGAGGAGCGCGATCTGTTCCACCGGGGTAAGCGTCTGGTCAACCTGGACGTCAAGAAGGACCCCGAGGCGCTGTTGGCCCTGGTCGACAAGGCGGATGTGCTGTTGGACCCATTCCGTCCCGGGGTGTGCGAGCGGATCGGGATCGGGCCCCAGGAGTGCGCCAAGCGGAACCCGCGGCTGATCTTCGCCCGGATGACCGGCTGGGGCCAGAACGGCCCGATGGCTGAGCGTGCCGGGCACGACATCAATTACCTGTCGTTGACCGGCGCCCTGGGGTCGATGGGCTACAAGGACCGCCCGCCGATGCCCCCGATGAACCTGGTCGCGGACTTCGGTGGTGGCTCAATGCTTTTGGTGCAGGGCATCTTGGCAGCCTTGTACGAGCGCGAGAAGTCGGGCAAGGGGCAGGTCATCGATGGTGCGATGGTGGACGGTGTGAGCCAGTTGGCTCAGATGCAGTGGACGATGTACAACAACGGTCTGCTGTTCGACGAGCGCGAGGCCGGACTGCTCGACGGCGGCTCGCCGTTCTACGGCACCTACGAGACCTCCGACGGCAAGTACATGGCGGTGGGATCGATTGAGCCGCAATTCTTCGCGATCCTGGTGCAGGGTTTGGGACTGGATCCGGAGAGCGTTCCGTTCCAGCTGGACAAGGCGCGCTACCCCGAGATGCGCAAGATGTTCGACGATGCCTTCAAGACCAAGACGCGCGACGAGTGGACCGAGATCTTCATCGGCACCGATGCCTGCGTCTCGCCGGTGCTCACCTGGGGTGAGGCCAAGGAGAACGATCATCTGCGTGACCGTGGCACCATCGTCGACGTCAACGGCGTGACGCAGGCCGCGCCGGCGCCGCGGTTCTCGCGGACCCCGAGCGGGCCCATCGAGGCGCCGCCGAAGGACACGACGGAGCTCTCCGATATCGGCTGGTAA
- a CDS encoding alpha/beta hydrolase: MTSARHAADSRLAEVTYAGPEWMGKANWHSVAETYLFKALGKPGLYALTRLMLAINRRFPDALLNRRYDGLERFMGWVPGVSGTRTERVELANCPAEWTWNVKNEPEPDAPVVIYFHGSAFIALGINSHRPLVSHIARDSGARALSVGYRLCPRNLVEDAVADGVDAYRYVLSQGVDPDNIVLAGDSAGGFLAAMTAVAVRDQGLTPPAGCVLISAATSNDMEPKYAVGKRVGDAMFPVDFLRMINEVFLLRNGAREPGPCPADADLSGLGPFLLQVGSQEALRPDSELLAERLVAAGVPVRLQIFDRAIHVFQVFAMTNPDARRAVGEITEFIKILPGLAKARHRPGEATAELGS; encoded by the coding sequence ATGACCAGTGCCCGACATGCCGCCGATTCCCGGTTGGCCGAGGTGACCTATGCCGGACCGGAGTGGATGGGTAAGGCCAATTGGCACTCGGTGGCTGAGACCTACCTGTTCAAGGCGCTGGGCAAGCCGGGTCTCTACGCGTTGACCCGGCTGATGCTGGCGATCAATCGCCGGTTCCCCGATGCGCTGCTGAACCGGCGATACGACGGGCTCGAGCGCTTCATGGGCTGGGTCCCGGGCGTATCCGGGACCCGTACGGAGCGTGTTGAACTCGCGAACTGCCCGGCGGAATGGACGTGGAACGTCAAGAACGAGCCGGAGCCGGACGCACCGGTGGTCATCTACTTCCACGGGTCGGCGTTCATTGCCTTGGGTATCAACAGTCATCGGCCGCTGGTCAGCCACATCGCGCGTGACTCCGGCGCGCGGGCATTGAGTGTGGGTTACCGGTTGTGCCCACGCAATCTGGTGGAAGACGCCGTCGCCGACGGCGTCGACGCGTACCGCTACGTGCTGAGCCAGGGCGTCGATCCCGACAACATCGTGCTCGCGGGCGATTCGGCCGGTGGTTTCCTGGCGGCGATGACCGCCGTCGCCGTGCGTGATCAGGGGCTGACGCCGCCCGCGGGCTGCGTGCTGATCTCTGCGGCGACCAGTAACGACATGGAGCCCAAATACGCTGTCGGCAAGCGTGTTGGCGACGCCATGTTCCCGGTGGACTTCCTGCGGATGATCAACGAGGTCTTCCTGCTGCGCAACGGGGCACGGGAGCCGGGGCCATGCCCAGCCGATGCCGACCTGTCGGGCCTGGGCCCGTTCCTGTTGCAGGTGGGCTCGCAGGAAGCGCTGCGTCCTGATTCCGAGCTACTCGCCGAACGCCTTGTCGCAGCGGGTGTTCCGGTGCGTCTTCAGATCTTTGACCGTGCCATCCACGTGTTCCAGGTATTCGCGATGACCAACCCGGACGCGCGGCGGGCGGTCGGGGAGATCACCGAGTTCATCAAAATCCTGCCGGGTCTGGCCAAGGCCCGGCACCGTCCCGGAGAGGCAACGGCCGAACTAGGCTCCTAG
- a CDS encoding pyridoxal phosphate-dependent aminotransferase, giving the protein MNQRTVERLRPFGATIFAEMSALAVRHDAINLGQGFPDEDGPASMLDAAQQAIRSGLNQYPPGLGVPELRRAITADRLARYGEELDPDTQVLVTVGATEAIAGALLGLVEPGAEVILIEPYYDSYAAVVAMAGAIRVPVPLVPDGAGFVLDTDALAAAITPRTAAVVINSPHNPTGKVFTDAELAAVAELAVRHDLLVISDEVYERLLFDGRTQTPMASLPGMAERTVTISSAAKTFNCTGWKIGWACGTTELVAGVRAAKQFLSYVGGGPFQPAVAVALDTEQAWVKNLRESLQRRRDRLSTALAGLGFEVHSSQGGYFVCADPRPLGFGDSAELCRRLPETVGVAAVPVSAFCDRYADQWNHLVRFTFAKRDAVIDEAIARLARLGA; this is encoded by the coding sequence GTGAATCAGAGAACCGTCGAGCGGTTGCGCCCTTTCGGCGCAACGATCTTCGCCGAGATGTCGGCCTTGGCCGTCCGGCACGACGCGATCAATCTGGGCCAGGGCTTCCCCGATGAGGACGGGCCCGCATCCATGCTCGATGCGGCACAGCAGGCCATCCGTTCCGGTCTCAATCAGTACCCACCCGGGTTGGGCGTTCCCGAGCTGCGCCGGGCCATCACCGCCGATCGGCTTGCCCGCTACGGCGAGGAGCTTGACCCGGACACGCAGGTGCTCGTCACGGTCGGCGCCACCGAGGCCATCGCGGGCGCCCTGCTCGGGCTCGTCGAGCCAGGGGCCGAGGTCATCTTGATCGAGCCGTACTACGACTCGTACGCGGCGGTGGTGGCGATGGCGGGCGCGATCCGCGTACCGGTGCCCCTGGTTCCCGACGGCGCGGGCTTCGTGTTGGACACCGATGCGCTGGCCGCGGCGATCACACCGCGGACGGCGGCGGTGGTCATCAACTCGCCGCACAACCCGACGGGCAAGGTGTTCACCGATGCCGAGCTGGCCGCGGTGGCCGAGCTCGCGGTGCGACACGACCTACTGGTCATCTCCGATGAAGTGTACGAACGACTGCTCTTCGACGGCCGTACGCAGACTCCGATGGCTAGCCTGCCCGGGATGGCGGAACGCACCGTGACGATCTCCAGCGCCGCCAAGACGTTCAATTGCACCGGCTGGAAAATCGGCTGGGCTTGCGGCACAACGGAGTTGGTTGCGGGCGTGCGGGCCGCCAAGCAATTCCTCTCGTATGTCGGCGGCGGCCCGTTTCAGCCCGCGGTGGCGGTGGCGCTGGATACCGAGCAGGCGTGGGTCAAGAACCTCAGAGAGTCGTTGCAGCGCAGACGCGATCGGCTCTCCACAGCACTGGCCGGCTTGGGGTTCGAGGTGCACAGCAGCCAGGGTGGGTACTTTGTCTGCGCCGACCCGCGACCACTGGGATTCGGCGACAGCGCGGAACTCTGCCGGCGCCTACCCGAAACCGTTGGTGTAGCAGCAGTTCCGGTAAGCGCATTCTGCGACAGGTACGCCGACCAATGGAATCACCTGGTGCGGTTCACCTTCGCCAAACGCGACGCGGTGATCGATGAGGCAATCGCCCGCCTGGCGCGGCTAGGAGCCTAG